The following are encoded together in the Edaphobacter lichenicola genome:
- a CDS encoding glycosyltransferase gives MIILAFYGIHRYQLVWLYFKNKKNAAKWSEPPMRFAEGQLPFVTVQLPIFNEQFVIERLIEAVCSLDYPRDRFEVQVLDDSTDETTGVAREIVERYARGFVGMAPQPIVYLHRSNRHGYKAGALDKGLDVARGEFVAIFDADFVPPRQWVMQVIHHFAQPEIGMVQTRWTHLNRNYSFLTQVEAILLDGHFVLEHGGRSRAGVFFNFNGTAGMWRRETISTAGGWQHDTLTEDTDLSYRAQLVGWQFKYLQDVECPAELPIEMTAFKTQQARWAKGLIQTGKKILPRVLKSDAPWHTKLEAWYHLTANISYPLMIVLSVLLMPAMIIRSWQGYIQMLLIDFPLFIASTMSVSTFYMVSQKELYPKSWYKSIIYVPFVMALGGVGLTITNTKAVMEALLGVKSAFARTPKYSVKKKGEKSQAKVYRKRLGVIPWIEMAIGCYFAWTVYYAISTENFFTVPFLVLFVFGYWYTGLLSLLQGRFERSRDPDQEMHEKPYPVGI, from the coding sequence ATGATCATTCTGGCGTTTTATGGGATTCACCGCTATCAGCTGGTGTGGCTCTACTTCAAAAACAAAAAGAACGCAGCTAAGTGGAGTGAGCCACCGATGCGGTTCGCTGAGGGACAACTGCCGTTTGTCACGGTTCAACTTCCGATCTTCAATGAACAGTTTGTGATCGAGCGGCTGATCGAGGCGGTGTGCAGTCTGGACTATCCGCGAGACCGGTTTGAGGTTCAGGTGCTGGACGACTCGACCGACGAGACGACCGGCGTGGCGCGGGAGATCGTCGAACGTTACGCGCGCGGATTTGTCGGCATGGCCCCTCAGCCGATTGTTTATCTGCACCGCAGCAATCGGCATGGGTACAAGGCGGGAGCTCTGGACAAAGGCCTCGATGTTGCTCGAGGCGAGTTTGTGGCGATCTTCGATGCGGACTTTGTGCCGCCGCGCCAGTGGGTGATGCAGGTGATTCACCACTTCGCGCAGCCTGAGATCGGCATGGTGCAGACGCGGTGGACCCACCTGAATCGAAACTACAGCTTCCTTACGCAGGTTGAAGCGATTCTGCTGGATGGGCACTTTGTGCTCGAGCACGGAGGACGAAGCCGGGCTGGGGTGTTCTTCAACTTCAACGGCACAGCGGGGATGTGGCGGCGGGAGACGATCTCAACCGCAGGCGGCTGGCAGCACGACACGTTGACCGAGGATACTGACCTGAGCTACCGGGCCCAACTCGTGGGGTGGCAGTTCAAATATCTGCAGGACGTGGAATGTCCAGCGGAGCTGCCGATTGAGATGACCGCCTTTAAGACGCAGCAGGCACGATGGGCGAAGGGTCTGATCCAGACGGGAAAGAAGATTCTGCCGAGGGTGTTGAAGAGCGATGCGCCGTGGCATACGAAGCTCGAGGCGTGGTATCACCTGACGGCGAATATCAGTTATCCGCTGATGATCGTGCTGAGTGTGTTGTTGATGCCGGCGATGATTATTCGCAGCTGGCAGGGCTATATCCAGATGCTGCTGATCGACTTTCCTCTGTTCATCGCAAGCACGATGTCGGTTTCAACGTTCTACATGGTGAGCCAGAAGGAGCTCTATCCGAAGAGCTGGTACAAGTCCATCATCTACGTGCCGTTCGTCATGGCGCTGGGCGGGGTGGGCTTGACCATCACCAATACCAAGGCGGTGATGGAGGCGCTGTTGGGAGTGAAGAGCGCGTTCGCCAGGACGCCGAAGTACAGCGTGAAGAAGAAGGGTGAGAAGAGCCAGGCAAAGGTATATCGCAAACGGCTGGGCGTTATTCCCTGGATTGAGATGGCGATTGGATGCTACTTTGCTTGGACCGTCTACTATGCGATTTCGACGGAGAACTTCTTTACGGTACCGTTTCTAGTGCTTTTTGTGTTCGGGTACTGGTACACCGGCTTGTTGAGCCTGCTGCAGGGTCGTTTCGAACGGAGCCGCGACCCCGACCAGGAGATGCACGAGAAGCCGTATCCGGTAGGCATTTAG
- a CDS encoding radical SAM protein, whose protein sequence is MGISRNEALDCFRSDDLIGIGMEADAVRRRLHPEGVVSYAIDGRVTYAQSATGAGFDQLCEEISHIVERGGHGVMLQGEVTPALTISWFDGLFRSIKKRFPSLWLHSLSAGEILSIAKQTGATIEDTIARLHDAGLDSIPGDDAGILDDAVQQGTRTKWTTADWLAVHRAAHKLGMQTTATMTFGGGETIEHRVNHLEAVRGLQQETNGFASFTPWSFAPKAASMPGFEEATAVEYLKTLAISRMYLDNIDNVQSNLETQGLKVLQVGLRFGGNDVGSVLHAEGANAATEEQLRQVIRDAGFKPVQRDTVYRTMFLN, encoded by the coding sequence ATGGGAATTAGCCGGAACGAAGCGCTGGACTGCTTTCGTAGCGATGATCTGATTGGAATTGGAATGGAAGCCGACGCCGTCCGCCGCCGTCTGCACCCCGAAGGCGTCGTAAGCTACGCGATCGACGGAAGAGTCACCTACGCGCAGTCCGCAACTGGCGCGGGTTTTGATCAACTCTGCGAAGAGATCTCCCACATCGTGGAGAGGGGCGGCCACGGCGTGATGCTGCAGGGCGAGGTAACCCCTGCGCTCACAATCTCCTGGTTTGACGGGCTCTTTCGCAGCATCAAGAAACGCTTCCCTTCCCTCTGGCTCCACTCCCTCTCCGCCGGCGAGATCCTCTCCATCGCCAAGCAGACCGGAGCCACCATAGAAGACACTATCGCGCGCCTGCACGATGCCGGACTGGACTCAATCCCCGGTGATGACGCGGGTATTCTCGACGATGCAGTACAGCAGGGCACCCGCACAAAGTGGACCACGGCGGACTGGCTCGCTGTCCATCGCGCCGCTCACAAGCTCGGCATGCAGACAACCGCGACCATGACCTTCGGCGGCGGCGAGACGATCGAGCATCGCGTAAATCACCTTGAAGCTGTGCGCGGTCTGCAGCAAGAGACGAACGGCTTTGCCTCGTTCACGCCGTGGAGCTTCGCGCCCAAAGCCGCGTCAATGCCGGGGTTTGAGGAGGCAACCGCAGTCGAGTATCTGAAGACGCTGGCCATCTCGCGCATGTACCTCGACAACATCGATAACGTGCAGTCGAACCTGGAGACGCAAGGACTGAAGGTGCTGCAGGTCGGTCTACGCTTCGGCGGCAACGATGTAGGCAGCGTGCTCCACGCCGAGGGTGCCAATGCGGCGACCGAGGAGCAGTTGCGCCAAGTGATTCGCGACGCGGGATTCAAGCCGGTTCAACGCGATACGGTCTACCGGACGATGTTCTTGAACTAG
- a CDS encoding vitamin K epoxide reductase family protein produces the protein MKYLIALLAVAGIIVSTMALHVHYMDPALAPPCAVTEKFDCGAVNHSRFAVFPPHTFDEDPKAGPHIPVAMLGIAGYAAIGVLALMGRWWLVFEFAQVGFLFAAFLSYIEAYVLQKWCIYCLWSQGIVTAILLVTVVALVMRWRQKRSALTP, from the coding sequence ATGAAGTATCTGATTGCGTTGCTGGCAGTTGCAGGCATTATCGTTTCAACCATGGCCCTTCACGTTCACTACATGGACCCTGCCCTGGCTCCTCCCTGCGCCGTGACCGAGAAGTTCGACTGTGGCGCGGTCAACCACAGCCGCTTTGCTGTCTTTCCTCCCCACACCTTCGACGAAGACCCAAAGGCCGGCCCGCATATTCCCGTGGCGATGCTGGGTATCGCAGGCTACGCGGCGATCGGCGTTCTCGCGCTGATGGGCCGCTGGTGGCTGGTCTTCGAGTTCGCTCAGGTGGGCTTCCTCTTCGCGGCGTTTCTCAGCTACATCGAGGCATACGTCCTGCAGAAGTGGTGCATCTACTGTCTGTGGTCGCAGGGGATCGTTACGGCCATTTTGCTGGTGACGGTCGTCGCGCTCGTAATGCGGTGGAGGCAGAAGCGCTCGGCGCTCACGCCATAA
- a CDS encoding Bax inhibitor-1/YccA family protein: MVRGRVILRMELRVGLDWGRVSSEQARRASGITPAGLAAERKDARREKMIDNRLNMNGYPTTIEGAREETASLLAKVLGITSLGFLITALGVATAPAWSTIPGMIAVLVLVLAITFTRKASPALALGLFLTLTYFMGWEIGPLIHRYAQTVGSAVVFNAAATTGLGMAAMGCVAYLFNINYRRIAGIGFAALLLLMLAGIASIFFRFMTPDTYSWLTLGVFTLLTVGDFARIRAGGDGRSAVSLALSIYLDAINIFMAVLQLMGGRRRD; the protein is encoded by the coding sequence GTGGTTCGAGGTCGGGTCATCCTCCGCATGGAGTTGCGGGTCGGTCTTGATTGGGGACGAGTATCATCAGAACAGGCAAGACGGGCGAGCGGCATAACACCCGCAGGGCTTGCCGCGGAGAGAAAAGATGCGCGGAGAGAAAAGATGATCGACAACCGCTTGAACATGAACGGGTATCCCACCACGATCGAGGGCGCACGCGAGGAGACGGCCTCGCTGCTGGCCAAGGTGCTGGGTATCACTTCGCTTGGCTTTCTGATCACGGCCCTGGGCGTCGCGACTGCTCCCGCATGGAGCACGATTCCAGGGATGATCGCGGTGCTTGTCCTCGTGCTGGCGATCACCTTCACTCGCAAGGCGAGTCCGGCGCTGGCGCTTGGGCTGTTCCTTACGCTGACCTACTTCATGGGCTGGGAGATCGGCCCGCTGATTCATCGCTACGCTCAGACTGTTGGGTCGGCGGTCGTCTTCAACGCGGCGGCAACGACCGGCCTGGGCATGGCGGCCATGGGATGCGTCGCGTATCTGTTCAACATCAACTATCGGCGCATCGCCGGTATTGGTTTCGCCGCGCTGCTTTTGCTGATGCTCGCCGGCATCGCCAGCATCTTCTTCCGCTTCATGACGCCGGATACCTACTCCTGGTTGACGCTGGGGGTCTTTACGCTGCTTACGGTCGGCGACTTTGCCCGTATCCGTGCAGGTGGAGATGGCCGGTCGGCGGTGTCTCTTGCTCTCTCGATCTACCTCGACGCGATCAACATCTTTATGGCGGTCCTGCAGTTGATGGGCGGACGCCGCAGGGATTAG
- a CDS encoding HPF/RaiA family ribosome-associated protein, protein MKIQVNSDKTIDVDASLTGFVEGEVGRVLDRFAKRLTRVEVHLADVDNKKTGKADKRCLIEVRPAGDKPQSASAVAMTTESAVGAALGKMQRLLTTFFGRRGRAPEEVSGPVTPAEKAAPVLPAKKAAASKTVAKTSKKVAAKKAVAKKAAAKKPTKLSPRGPKKKLIFQARRKSQPSR, encoded by the coding sequence GTGAAGATTCAAGTCAATAGCGACAAGACGATTGACGTAGACGCGAGTTTGACGGGTTTTGTCGAAGGGGAGGTGGGCCGTGTTTTGGACCGGTTTGCCAAGAGGCTTACGCGGGTAGAGGTCCATCTTGCTGACGTGGATAACAAAAAGACAGGCAAAGCGGACAAGCGCTGCTTGATTGAGGTTCGCCCCGCTGGGGACAAGCCGCAGAGCGCGAGCGCAGTCGCTATGACGACGGAGTCCGCAGTTGGAGCGGCCCTGGGAAAGATGCAGCGCTTGCTTACCACCTTCTTCGGACGGAGGGGAAGGGCTCCAGAGGAGGTCTCCGGGCCTGTCACGCCCGCCGAAAAGGCCGCGCCAGTTCTGCCGGCCAAGAAAGCGGCGGCCAGTAAGACCGTTGCCAAAACAAGCAAGAAGGTCGCGGCAAAGAAGGCCGTAGCGAAGAAGGCTGCCGCGAAGAAGCCGACCAAGCTCAGTCCACGAGGCCCAAAGAAAAAGTTGATCTTCCAGGCCCGGCGAAAGTCTCAACCTTCCCGGTAG
- a CDS encoding metallophosphoesterase family protein: MNSTSRRQFLAMLGATGLSAAVAPSFLAASAPAGPVQEPFTFLFVTDAHLQPELNGVVGTDMAFKKARAVKADFAINGGDHVFDALGVPKQRALTLFDLYDKTEQDLGVKVYHTVGNHDVLGIYPASGIAQDDPLYGKKLFEQRFGKLYYSFDHKGHHFIVLDSIGITPDRAYEGRIDAAQLQWLAADLAALPVGAPVIVSIHIPLVTAIAAYMPEPAVAPAHHGLSVANANQVLDLFAGHNVLGVLQGHTHVNEVVEWKGVPYITSGAVCGNWWHGTRLGTPEGFTVVTVADNKLTTHYEPSGFQSVAPQNT; this comes from the coding sequence GTGAACTCGACCAGCCGCAGACAGTTTCTCGCGATGCTTGGCGCTACCGGTCTTTCGGCCGCTGTTGCGCCTTCGTTTCTTGCAGCATCAGCGCCTGCCGGGCCGGTTCAAGAGCCATTCACTTTTCTGTTTGTTACGGATGCGCATCTCCAGCCTGAACTGAATGGCGTTGTCGGCACGGATATGGCATTCAAGAAGGCTCGTGCGGTCAAAGCTGACTTCGCCATCAATGGAGGCGATCACGTCTTCGATGCGCTGGGCGTGCCGAAGCAACGTGCCCTGACCCTCTTCGATCTCTACGACAAGACCGAACAGGATCTGGGCGTGAAGGTGTACCACACCGTCGGCAATCACGATGTCCTTGGCATCTACCCGGCCAGTGGTATCGCGCAGGATGATCCGCTCTACGGCAAGAAGCTCTTCGAGCAGCGCTTCGGCAAGCTGTACTACTCCTTCGATCACAAGGGCCATCACTTCATCGTGCTGGACTCGATCGGCATCACGCCGGACCGCGCCTACGAGGGCCGTATCGACGCGGCACAACTGCAGTGGCTGGCCGCCGATCTCGCTGCGCTGCCTGTTGGAGCGCCCGTGATTGTCTCGATACACATTCCGCTGGTTACGGCGATTGCAGCGTATATGCCCGAACCGGCTGTCGCGCCGGCTCACCACGGCCTGAGTGTTGCGAACGCCAACCAGGTGCTCGATCTCTTCGCTGGACATAATGTGCTGGGCGTTCTGCAGGGCCACACCCACGTCAACGAGGTGGTTGAGTGGAAGGGCGTGCCGTACATCACGAGTGGAGCAGTGTGCGGCAACTGGTGGCATGGCACGCGCCTGGGCACGCCGGAGGGCTTTACGGTCGTCACCGTCGCAGACAATAAGCTCACCACGCACTACGAACCCTCGGGCTTCCAGTCGGTCGCGCCGCAAAACACCTAA
- a CDS encoding DNA-methyltransferase translates to MNRIVQGDNLTVLQSLAAASVELIYVDPPFNTGKRQSRTQMKTIRDEAGDRVGFGGRRYRTEVLEQQNGGAGYGDRFDDFLGFLRPRLVEAHRVLSPTGSLFFHIDYREVHYCKVMLDEIFGRDCFQNEIIWAYDYGARATKRWPAKHDNILWYTRDPRRYTFNLNESDRIPYMAPGLVGATKAARGKTPTDVWWHTIVSPTGKEKTGYATQKPLGVLERIVRVHSNPGDTVLDFFAGSGTTGAAAAKHARSFLLVDESAAAIAVMERRLAPYAPRREDLPLPRARRSTRAPASRRSRQ, encoded by the coding sequence ATGAACCGGATCGTGCAGGGAGATAACCTCACCGTTTTGCAGTCGTTGGCAGCAGCATCCGTAGAGCTGATCTACGTCGATCCCCCCTTCAACACCGGCAAACGTCAGAGCCGCACCCAGATGAAGACCATTCGCGATGAGGCAGGCGACCGCGTCGGATTCGGCGGCCGACGCTACCGCACCGAAGTGCTGGAGCAGCAAAACGGAGGCGCAGGTTATGGCGACCGCTTCGACGACTTCCTCGGCTTCCTGCGACCGCGCCTGGTCGAAGCACACCGCGTCCTCTCGCCCACCGGCTCCCTCTTCTTCCACATCGACTATCGCGAGGTCCACTACTGCAAGGTCATGCTCGACGAGATCTTCGGTCGCGACTGCTTCCAGAACGAGATCATCTGGGCCTACGACTACGGCGCACGCGCCACCAAACGCTGGCCCGCCAAGCACGACAACATCCTCTGGTACACCAGGGATCCCAGGCGCTACACCTTCAACCTCAACGAGAGCGACCGTATCCCCTACATGGCGCCGGGGCTGGTCGGCGCAACGAAGGCAGCCCGCGGCAAGACGCCCACCGATGTCTGGTGGCACACCATCGTCTCGCCCACCGGCAAGGAGAAGACCGGCTACGCCACGCAGAAGCCACTCGGCGTTCTCGAGAGAATCGTGCGTGTCCACTCCAACCCCGGCGACACGGTGCTCGACTTCTTTGCCGGCAGCGGAACCACCGGCGCCGCCGCCGCCAAACACGCTCGCAGCTTCCTCCTGGTCGACGAGAGCGCCGCAGCCATCGCCGTGATGGAGAGACGCCTCGCGCCGTACGCCCCCCGGAGAGAGGACTTGCCGCTCCCCAGGGCCAGAAGATCTACCCGCGCGCCTGCTTCTCGGCGAAGTCGCCAATGA
- a CDS encoding PP2C family protein-serine/threonine phosphatase — MSATHLIYAMLTHRGRVRKGNEDTCAAAPEIGAFVVCDGMGGAAAGEVASNLAADTFLANLSSPRGGLEAASLTPEARMNAAIQAANHAVYQQSRQLRQYNGMGTTLVALLHTPVVQGENGKAASTRRAPASHLNSRVTDPPTLWLGHVGDSRCYRQRRGKLEQLTIDHSLVEEQLRAGQITLDQAAHSPMRNLITRAIGSQATVQPEIQSHRPQANDVYLLASDGLTHEVSDEEIAEILTAIPKPQTMAALTRACEELITSANRNGGNDNITVLLVAVAP, encoded by the coding sequence ATGTCCGCGACACACCTCATCTACGCCATGCTCACTCACCGCGGCCGCGTCCGTAAGGGCAATGAAGATACCTGCGCCGCGGCGCCGGAGATCGGCGCGTTTGTCGTCTGCGACGGCATGGGCGGAGCGGCCGCCGGAGAGGTTGCGAGCAATCTGGCTGCCGATACCTTCCTGGCGAATCTCTCTTCGCCGCGAGGTGGGCTCGAAGCAGCGTCGTTGACGCCGGAGGCGCGCATGAATGCCGCGATTCAGGCGGCCAATCATGCGGTCTATCAGCAGTCCCGCCAGTTGCGGCAGTACAACGGCATGGGCACGACCCTGGTCGCCCTGCTGCACACGCCGGTGGTCCAGGGGGAGAATGGCAAGGCTGCATCCACTCGCCGTGCGCCGGCCAGTCATCTGAACTCCCGCGTCACCGATCCTCCGACGCTCTGGCTGGGCCACGTTGGCGACAGCCGCTGTTACCGCCAGCGTCGCGGCAAGCTGGAGCAACTCACCATCGATCATTCGCTGGTCGAGGAGCAGCTTCGCGCCGGGCAGATCACGCTCGATCAGGCGGCGCACTCGCCCATGCGCAACCTCATCACGCGCGCCATCGGTTCGCAGGCTACAGTGCAGCCCGAGATTCAAAGCCATCGTCCGCAGGCGAACGACGTGTATTTGCTCGCCTCCGACGGTCTGACCCACGAGGTGAGCGACGAAGAGATCGCGGAGATTCTGACTGCGATCCCCAAGCCGCAGACAATGGCCGCGCTCACCAGGGCGTGCGAAGAGTTGATTACGAGTGCTAATCGCAACGGCGGCAACGACAACATCACCGTGCTGCTGGTCGCCGTCGCTCCCTAG
- a CDS encoding cysteine peptidase family C39 domain-containing protein, with protein MKFPEWWTAPEELLDLDGHCGPIAAWSVLNYFGKSFTTAQIISACRHTKRYGVFAVHLAAGLKELGLQVSFHTEPDNDIGSFEMRGYRRLKRLGVPVENAIDLSDLLTLRRRRQIPIVLYDTPSESGHFSIILGTSRGMLRLAEGKLLPREEFIAAWTAPRILRQCVFAWV; from the coding sequence ATGAAATTTCCTGAATGGTGGACGGCCCCAGAAGAACTCTTGGACTTGGATGGACACTGCGGTCCTATCGCCGCGTGGTCTGTGCTCAATTATTTTGGGAAAAGCTTCACAACGGCTCAGATTATCTCCGCATGTCGCCATACGAAGCGCTATGGCGTATTCGCAGTTCATCTGGCGGCAGGCCTCAAAGAGTTGGGTCTTCAAGTTTCTTTTCACACGGAGCCCGACAACGATATTGGCAGCTTTGAGATGCGCGGTTATCGTCGGCTCAAGCGTCTGGGTGTGCCGGTGGAAAACGCCATCGATCTGTCCGATCTGCTGACATTGAGGAGACGCCGACAAATCCCCATCGTCCTGTACGACACCCCTTCAGAGTCTGGTCACTTCTCGATCATTCTCGGAACGAGTCGCGGAATGCTTCGACTTGCTGAGGGCAAATTGCTCCCCAGAGAAGAGTTCATCGCTGCTTGGACTGCACCACGCATTCTGAGACAGTGCGTATTCGCCTGGGTTTGA
- a CDS encoding 3-hydroxybutyryl-CoA dehydrogenase, with amino-acid sequence MPDLKTTETTKTIAILGAGTMGNGIAHVCARSGFNVILYDLQQPFLDRGLATIEKNLAREVTKNKLTQQQADEARARITPTLDREALGSCSFAIEAATEKFAIKSEIFRDLDRILPAGAILATNTSSISITKLAAVTKRPEQVIGMHFFNPVPVMQLVEVIRGLATSQATFDAVHALSLQLGKTPVEVNDAAGFISNRVLMPLINEAIYSVMEGVATAEAVDQVFVLGMAHPMGPLTLADFIGLDVCADIMRVLADGLGSPKYNPCPLLVRMVDAGWLGRKSGRGFYTYPTS; translated from the coding sequence ATGCCTGATTTGAAGACCACTGAGACTACCAAGACCATTGCAATCCTCGGCGCCGGCACCATGGGCAACGGCATCGCGCACGTCTGCGCCCGCTCCGGCTTCAACGTGATCCTCTACGATCTGCAGCAGCCGTTTCTCGATCGCGGACTCGCCACCATCGAGAAGAATCTTGCTCGCGAAGTAACGAAGAACAAGCTGACCCAGCAGCAGGCCGATGAGGCACGAGCGCGTATTACTCCGACTCTCGACCGCGAAGCTCTCGGCAGTTGCAGCTTTGCCATCGAAGCCGCGACGGAGAAGTTTGCAATCAAGTCGGAGATCTTTCGTGATCTCGACCGCATCCTTCCCGCTGGCGCCATCCTCGCGACCAACACCAGTTCCATCTCGATCACGAAGCTTGCCGCAGTGACGAAGCGCCCGGAACAGGTCATCGGGATGCACTTCTTCAACCCGGTGCCGGTGATGCAGCTGGTGGAGGTGATCCGCGGCCTTGCGACCTCGCAGGCTACCTTCGACGCCGTCCATGCGCTCTCGCTGCAGCTTGGCAAGACTCCGGTCGAGGTCAACGACGCGGCAGGATTCATCTCGAACCGCGTGCTGATGCCGCTGATCAACGAGGCGATCTACTCCGTGATGGAGGGCGTGGCTACGGCTGAGGCCGTCGATCAGGTCTTCGTGCTCGGCATGGCGCATCCGATGGGCCCGCTGACTCTCGCCGACTTCATCGGCCTCGATGTCTGCGCTGACATCATGCGCGTCCTCGCCGACGGCCTTGGCAGCCCGAAGTACAACCCCTGTCCGCTGCTGGTTCGCATGGTCGATGCAGGCTGGCTGGGCCGAAAATCAGGTCGCGGCTTCTACACCTATCCCACATCATGA
- a CDS encoding MaoC family dehydratase — protein sequence MQAGWAENQVAASTPIPHHEQDRRLRLYTNETSRSLKQDAASNGRGETMPKEFYYEDFYVGQKFNSLGQAKVTAEEIKEFGSKYDPQPFHLDEAAGENSFFKGLAASGWLTAAIVMRLRVQSITVAGGMIGAGVEEMRWTEPVRPGDSLRTEIEVVGVRQSNSRKEFGVVRTRTLAFNQRDEVVMRSTVNFLAPVRPIGK from the coding sequence ATGCAGGCTGGCTGGGCCGAAAATCAGGTCGCGGCTTCTACACCTATCCCACATCATGAGCAAGATCGGCGCTTGCGGCTCTACACTAATGAGACCAGCCGAAGCCTGAAGCAGGACGCAGCATCCAATGGAAGAGGAGAGACAATGCCCAAGGAGTTTTACTACGAAGACTTTTACGTAGGCCAGAAGTTCAATTCGCTTGGCCAGGCCAAGGTGACTGCCGAAGAGATCAAAGAGTTTGGCAGCAAGTACGACCCGCAGCCCTTTCACCTCGACGAGGCTGCCGGCGAAAACTCTTTCTTCAAGGGCCTCGCGGCCTCGGGCTGGCTCACCGCCGCTATCGTCATGCGCCTTCGCGTGCAGTCGATCACGGTTGCGGGCGGCATGATCGGCGCGGGCGTCGAAGAGATGCGCTGGACCGAGCCGGTCCGTCCGGGCGACTCGCTCCGCACTGAGATCGAGGTCGTCGGGGTACGCCAATCCAACTCCCGCAAGGAGTTCGGTGTGGTCCGCACGCGCACGCTCGCCTTCAACCAGCGCGACGAAGTGGTGATGCGCTCGACCGTCAACTTCCTGGCTCCCGTCAGGCCCATCGGCAAGTAA
- a CDS encoding MBL fold metallo-hydrolase: MMRMTVLASGSKGNSTVIASSRTRVLVDAGLSCRELLRRMAVAGEDPARLDAILVTHEHQDHIAGLAVLARRLKIPVFFTEPTHRAWVRMLTPRTTMTYAKWLDHVQREKEARATAIAASTPTCIQTAGLAAQLAAQSEAIASVSAEAAALNRSDDSNITLELPVDPDEEELCSPEPAEQKAEQKADPTHLPAVEYFHAGTRFSIGDIDITPFTIPHDAADPCGFVFEAEGIRMALATDLGYMPPNVKAALKRIDVLLLESNHDLEMLRDGPYPWSVKQRVLSRVGHLSNDATAEFLEKDYDGGASWIVLGHLSESNNAPELARLSAEQALGNQPTLLGNRIVLAGQSVPLDPITL, from the coding sequence ATGATGCGTATGACAGTGCTCGCCTCCGGATCCAAAGGCAACAGCACCGTCATCGCCAGCTCCCGGACACGCGTTCTGGTCGATGCCGGCCTCTCCTGCCGCGAACTTCTGCGGCGTATGGCCGTCGCCGGGGAAGACCCCGCCAGGCTCGACGCTATCCTCGTCACGCATGAGCATCAGGACCACATCGCAGGGCTTGCTGTCCTCGCGCGCCGCCTGAAGATCCCCGTCTTCTTCACCGAGCCGACCCACCGCGCCTGGGTTCGCATGCTGACCCCGCGCACCACGATGACCTACGCCAAGTGGCTCGATCATGTGCAACGCGAGAAGGAAGCCCGCGCCACCGCTATTGCTGCGAGCACCCCGACTTGTATCCAGACTGCGGGCCTGGCCGCCCAGCTTGCCGCGCAGTCTGAGGCGATCGCCAGCGTCTCCGCCGAGGCTGCTGCTCTCAACCGCTCCGACGACTCCAACATCACCCTTGAGTTGCCCGTCGACCCCGATGAGGAGGAGCTTTGCAGCCCCGAGCCCGCCGAACAAAAGGCAGAGCAGAAGGCAGATCCCACCCACCTTCCCGCAGTGGAGTACTTCCACGCCGGCACACGGTTTTCGATCGGTGACATCGACATTACCCCCTTCACCATTCCGCACGATGCGGCTGACCCTTGCGGGTTTGTGTTTGAGGCCGAGGGTATCCGCATGGCGCTGGCGACCGACCTTGGCTACATGCCGCCGAACGTCAAGGCTGCGCTCAAACGCATCGATGTGCTGCTGCTGGAGTCGAACCACGATCTCGAGATGCTGCGCGACGGCCCGTACCCCTGGTCAGTCAAGCAGCGCGTTCTCTCGCGCGTCGGCCATCTGTCCAACGACGCGACGGCTGAGTTTCTCGAGAAGGACTACGACGGAGGCGCATCGTGGATCGTCCTCGGACACCTCTCCGAGTCCAACAACGCTCCTGAGCTGGCGCGACTTTCAGCCGAACAGGCACTGGGTAACCAGCCTACGCTGCTCGGTAACCGGATTGTTCTGGCCGGGCAGTCTGTTCCGCTCGATCCGATCACGCTTTAG